One segment of Paenibacillus rhizovicinus DNA contains the following:
- a CDS encoding zinc-dependent alcohol dehydrogenase family protein, protein MKAVRLKVENNKLNLVLNEEAKPSIGRRDVLVRVLAASLNYRDQAILQDNYPGEVKQVIPLSDGAGEVVAVGDSVTRVKVGDRVSANCWEYWIGGPILPEYFSSSVGFTTDGWLAEYIVLHEVAIVHLPDYLSFTAAAALPCAAVTAWAALNQKTPLSPGQTVLVQGTGGVALFALQIAKMVGASVLAITSSDEKAEKLKELGAEAVVNYTNQPDWEKDIHALTGGIGVDKVVDIAGEKTIVKSAASTRIGGNVALVGFAGGSGGGISPIDIMSRALSLNTTTMGTRMDFEALLAAMAAHKMNPVIDRVFPFADYQDAYSRLASGAMVGKIVIEM, encoded by the coding sequence ATGAAAGCAGTTAGATTGAAAGTTGAAAATAATAAGTTGAATCTTGTCTTAAATGAGGAGGCTAAGCCCAGTATTGGACGACGTGATGTTCTCGTGCGCGTTCTTGCCGCCTCGCTTAACTATCGTGATCAGGCAATATTACAGGATAACTATCCTGGAGAGGTAAAGCAGGTTATCCCGCTTTCAGATGGTGCTGGTGAGGTCGTAGCTGTCGGTGATTCCGTCACACGGGTCAAGGTCGGTGATCGTGTGTCGGCAAACTGCTGGGAATATTGGATCGGTGGCCCGATCCTGCCAGAATACTTCTCGAGTAGCGTAGGCTTTACCACCGATGGATGGCTCGCTGAATATATAGTCTTGCACGAGGTCGCAATTGTCCATCTGCCAGACTATCTGTCGTTCACCGCTGCTGCCGCTTTACCCTGCGCTGCTGTGACTGCATGGGCTGCGCTCAATCAGAAGACACCTCTCTCTCCCGGTCAGACGGTGCTGGTACAGGGCACGGGCGGTGTGGCGCTGTTCGCCTTGCAGATCGCGAAGATGGTCGGAGCCAGTGTTCTGGCGATCACTTCTTCGGATGAGAAGGCCGAGAAACTGAAGGAGCTCGGTGCCGAGGCGGTTGTCAACTATACCAATCAGCCCGATTGGGAGAAGGACATCCATGCGCTGACTGGCGGCATTGGCGTTGACAAGGTTGTGGACATCGCAGGCGAAAAAACAATTGTGAAGTCGGCAGCGTCAACCCGAATCGGTGGCAACGTAGCGCTAGTCGGCTTCGCCGGCGGCTCGGGCGGTGGAATTTCACCCATTGACATCATGAGTCGGGCGCTCAGCCTGAACACCACGACAATGGGCACACGGATGGACTTTGAAGCACTCCTTGCCGCCATGGCAGCACATAAGATGAACCCTGTGATTGATCGAGTTTTCCCGTTTGCCGATTACCAAGATGCATATAGCCGGCTCGCAAGCGGTGCGATGGTCGGGAAGATCGTCATCGAGATGTAA
- a CDS encoding ArsR/SmtB family transcription factor produces the protein MDTQLDIFKALANESRIQILEWLKNPEAHFSPQEGIDLVEVGVCVGQITLKLNMNQSTTSQYLSILHRAGLISAKRIGKWTYYKRNEDAINQIGRYLQKGE, from the coding sequence ATGGACACTCAATTAGATATATTTAAGGCACTGGCTAATGAGTCGCGTATTCAAATACTAGAATGGTTGAAAAATCCAGAAGCTCACTTTTCTCCCCAAGAAGGGATTGATCTTGTTGAAGTAGGGGTATGTGTTGGTCAAATAACTTTAAAATTGAATATGAATCAATCAACAACTTCACAATATCTCTCAATACTACATCGAGCTGGTTTAATTAGTGCTAAGCGTATCGGCAAATGGACATATTATAAGAGAAATGAAGATGCAATTAATCAAATTGGTCGGTATCTCCAAAAAGGTGAATAA
- a CDS encoding DHA2 family efflux MFS transporter permease subunit → MEKKYNTRAILASLLICGFVGMFSETSLNIAITNLMEVFEIKAATAQWLTTGYLLTLGILMPFTGQLLQMFTTRQLFSVSTIGLTAGTLLAAVSINFEMLMFARVLQAIGMGLLLPLMFNTILVIFPPEKRGAAMGYIGLVLSFAPALGPAVSGMIIQYLSWHYIFWFLIPLMVIGMLFGYKYLENVTEVSKQRIDVLSAVLSTIGFGSIVFGFGQAGEGGHGGVSSVALTLIIVGVVALVLFVLRQRKSQPLLNLRVFKYPMFVIGVFLVMICMVVFMSTMIVLPMYLQTGAGLSVFATGLILLPGSALNGIFQMLAGRLYDKYGPKWVIIPGSVIVMLVLWFFTTLTPASAVGLIIALHMVLGGGIALIWPASQTNALNSLPSELYAHGSAALNTLMQVVGATGTAVAISILTSGKNKFLATSSTPTMPNEIANAITAGAQNVFWVMMIIAVIGFIIGFFVRRSNNKIGEVQSMH, encoded by the coding sequence ATGGAAAAGAAATATAATACGCGTGCCATCTTGGCATCGCTGCTTATCTGCGGATTTGTTGGGATGTTTAGCGAGACTTCTCTGAATATAGCAATTACAAATTTAATGGAAGTTTTCGAAATTAAAGCCGCTACGGCGCAATGGTTGACAACGGGTTACTTACTAACGCTCGGTATACTAATGCCCTTCACTGGTCAATTATTACAAATGTTTACGACTAGACAACTTTTTTCGGTGTCAACAATTGGTTTAACAGCAGGTACATTATTAGCGGCTGTATCAATCAATTTTGAAATGCTCATGTTTGCACGTGTTCTACAGGCAATAGGTATGGGGTTATTATTACCGCTTATGTTTAACACAATACTTGTGATTTTCCCCCCAGAAAAGCGAGGCGCAGCTATGGGCTACATTGGGTTAGTCTTATCGTTTGCACCAGCATTGGGTCCAGCAGTTAGTGGGATGATCATTCAGTATTTGTCTTGGCACTATATTTTTTGGTTCCTTATTCCATTGATGGTGATTGGAATGTTGTTCGGCTATAAGTATTTGGAAAATGTAACAGAAGTAAGTAAGCAACGTATTGATGTACTTTCTGCGGTTTTATCTACGATTGGTTTCGGAAGTATCGTATTTGGATTTGGTCAAGCTGGTGAAGGAGGCCATGGGGGAGTAAGCTCCGTCGCTCTAACGTTGATTATTGTTGGTGTAGTTGCACTTGTTTTATTTGTATTGCGCCAAAGAAAGAGTCAGCCGTTACTAAATTTACGTGTGTTCAAATACCCAATGTTCGTTATCGGGGTTTTCCTTGTAATGATTTGTATGGTCGTTTTTATGTCGACTATGATTGTGTTGCCAATGTACTTGCAAACAGGGGCAGGGCTCTCAGTGTTTGCTACAGGGTTGATACTATTGCCGGGTAGTGCGCTAAATGGTATTTTCCAAATGCTCGCAGGGCGCTTATACGATAAGTATGGACCGAAGTGGGTTATAATCCCTGGTTCAGTCATCGTGATGTTGGTTTTATGGTTCTTTACAACATTAACGCCAGCTTCAGCTGTTGGGTTAATTATCGCATTGCATATGGTTCTAGGGGGTGGAATTGCACTCATTTGGCCTGCTTCACAAACAAACGCATTAAATTCCCTTCCATCTGAATTATATGCACACGGTTCAGCTGCCCTGAACACGTTAATGCAAGTCGTCGGGGCTACGGGAACTGCTGTAGCGATTAGCATCTTAACAAGTGGAAAGAATAAGTTTTTAGCTACTTCATCTACACCAACAATGCCGAATGAAATCGCAAATGCGATAACTGCGGGAGCTCAAAATGTGTTTTGGGTCATGATGATTATTGCTGTTATTGGCTTTATTATTGGCTTTTTCGTACGTCGCTCCAATAACAAAATCGGAGAAGTACAAAGCATGCACTAA
- a CDS encoding S1C family serine protease, producing the protein MSLFDDDFYSTRVSRRVRVTFQARREAPFKRRGVRWTPLRVAVASSVISAAAVVIAFGLFTGFDHHESPVTAVAGVTKVGMSDNDPLEKTISAAAKVRPAVVSIINEQAKPGAAGGGKSGTADSQGADGGSGLEQAALGSGFIFEKVNGKAHILTNNHVIADAVAVKAVLSNGDTRDAKVIGKDEITDLAVLEIDDRGIDTVAHFGESDDLRAGQWVMAIGNPLGLSDSLTMGIVSKTKRIIPVSLSQDGNYDWEQEVIQIDASINQGNSGGPLIDLDGNVVGINSMKIADYGVEGVGFAIPSHEALPIVKSLLADGKVKRPYLGVYTMDLDQYLVQAAAAEDDSPGSSPLDPNGDQQGDGGDAGGSGDSSSGDTGGAGQQPGGDDDTIVVPPSDLKLPDDVKDGVIVLQAVGPAAEAGLAFNDVIVKLDKQPITSTMDLRKYLYGKKHIGDDIEVTFYREGERHTTTFKLEEKTED; encoded by the coding sequence ATGAGCTTATTCGATGATGATTTCTACTCGACGCGCGTATCGCGTCGGGTGCGGGTAACCTTTCAAGCGAGGAGAGAAGCGCCTTTCAAGCGCCGTGGCGTTCGCTGGACGCCGCTGCGGGTGGCGGTGGCTTCTTCCGTCATCAGCGCGGCGGCCGTGGTGATCGCATTCGGGCTCTTTACGGGATTCGATCATCATGAAAGCCCGGTCACCGCGGTGGCCGGCGTAACCAAGGTGGGCATGAGCGACAACGATCCGCTGGAGAAAACGATCTCCGCGGCGGCAAAGGTGCGGCCGGCGGTCGTGAGCATTATTAACGAGCAAGCCAAACCCGGAGCTGCCGGCGGAGGCAAGTCCGGCACGGCCGATTCGCAGGGCGCGGACGGCGGGTCCGGATTGGAGCAGGCGGCGCTGGGATCGGGGTTTATTTTCGAGAAGGTGAACGGCAAGGCGCATATCTTGACGAACAATCACGTTATCGCCGATGCCGTGGCCGTGAAGGCCGTGCTCAGCAATGGCGACACGCGGGATGCGAAGGTCATCGGCAAAGATGAGATTACGGATCTGGCGGTACTGGAAATCGATGACCGGGGGATCGATACGGTGGCGCATTTCGGGGAATCGGATGACTTGCGCGCGGGCCAATGGGTCATGGCGATCGGCAATCCGCTGGGCTTAAGCGATTCGTTGACCATGGGCATCGTCAGCAAGACGAAGCGGATTATACCGGTCTCGCTCAGCCAAGACGGCAACTATGATTGGGAGCAGGAAGTGATCCAGATCGACGCGTCGATCAACCAAGGCAACAGCGGCGGCCCGTTGATCGATCTCGACGGCAATGTCGTGGGCATCAACAGCATGAAGATCGCCGATTACGGCGTGGAGGGCGTCGGCTTCGCGATTCCGTCCCACGAGGCGCTGCCGATCGTGAAGAGTCTGCTGGCCGACGGCAAAGTGAAGCGTCCTTACCTCGGCGTGTACACGATGGATTTGGACCAGTATTTGGTTCAAGCCGCGGCGGCCGAGGACGATAGTCCAGGCAGCAGCCCGCTTGATCCGAACGGCGACCAGCAGGGCGACGGCGGCGACGCGGGCGGCAGCGGGGATTCGTCGTCCGGGGATACCGGCGGCGCCGGGCAGCAGCCGGGCGGGGATGACGATACGATCGTCGTGCCGCCCAGCGACTTGAAGCTGCCGGACGACGTGAAGGATGGCGTCATCGTGCTGCAGGCGGTCGGACCGGCGGCGGAAGCCGGCTTGGCCTTCAACGACGTAATCGTGAAGCTGGATAAGCAGCCGATTACGAGCACGATGGATCTGCGCAAATACTTGTATGGTAAGAAGCATATCGGCGACGACATCGAAGTGACCTTTTACCGTGAAGGCGAGCGGCATACGACGACGTTTAAGCTTGAAGAGAAGACGGAAGACTAA
- a CDS encoding DinB family protein, whose amino-acid sequence MVNLIKQQFTLTRQGVMQALEGVSPEMADVIPFGFNNNIRWQVGHILYAGELHLFPGKGTLPAEYANFFDSGTRPRQSKEGVPSLKILIAELKEQYVRIQNIPEEAFNEKLSRPRPGLETFGEFAAMMAYHEAMHLGQIQSLKRVVQAKGV is encoded by the coding sequence ATGGTCAATCTTATTAAACAGCAGTTTACTTTAACGAGACAAGGAGTCATGCAGGCGTTAGAGGGTGTTTCACCGGAAATGGCTGACGTAATTCCATTTGGTTTCAATAACAATATTCGTTGGCAAGTAGGACATATCTTATATGCAGGAGAACTACATTTGTTCCCAGGAAAAGGAACGTTACCGGCGGAGTATGCTAATTTTTTTGACTCTGGAACAAGACCCCGGCAATCGAAAGAAGGAGTTCCATCATTGAAAATCCTTATTGCTGAATTAAAAGAGCAGTATGTTCGCATTCAAAATATCCCTGAGGAAGCCTTTAATGAAAAATTGTCAAGACCACGTCCGGGATTGGAGACTTTTGGAGAATTTGCGGCCATGATGGCGTACCATGAAGCGATGCACTTAGGCCAAATTCAGTCACTAAAACGAGTGGTTCAAGCTAAAGGTGTCTAA
- a CDS encoding CxxH/CxxC protein, with protein MYCVCKEHVELAIDKFVDEYEDAPDIVDLMKTKFTEWEAPATCELGQCDHIAEYLVV; from the coding sequence ATGTATTGTGTGTGCAAAGAGCATGTGGAGCTGGCGATCGATAAATTCGTGGACGAGTACGAGGATGCGCCGGACATTGTGGATCTCATGAAGACGAAGTTCACCGAATGGGAAGCGCCGGCGACCTGCGAATTGGGTCAATGCGATCATATCGCGGAATATCTGGTGGTGTAG
- a CDS encoding MBL fold metallo-hydrolase codes for MGLRFTVLGSGSTGNATIVKGQDATVLVDAGLSAKRLDELMREQGVSGHDINAIVVTHEHSDHIKGLGALARKFNLPIYANEATWGALERHVGQLGSEQRVVFETGEPMNFGALRATSYAISHDAAEPVGYVFEEDGLKLSLATDLGYVSDKVRMMIEDSDVLVLESNHDVNMLRMGRYPWNIKRRILSDVGHLSNEAAGEALCQLMTDRTKRVYLAHLSLDHNLTDLARMTVNEVLESNGFFFKRDEHPLRETYHDRPTAWDEVRRK; via the coding sequence ATGGGACTTCGATTTACGGTACTGGGAAGCGGTTCGACGGGGAATGCGACGATTGTGAAAGGCCAGGATGCCACGGTGCTGGTAGACGCGGGCTTGAGCGCCAAGCGGCTCGACGAGCTGATGCGGGAGCAGGGCGTGTCCGGCCATGATATCAATGCGATCGTCGTGACGCACGAGCATTCCGATCATATTAAGGGGCTGGGCGCGCTTGCCCGAAAATTCAATTTGCCCATCTATGCGAACGAGGCCACCTGGGGTGCGCTGGAACGGCATGTCGGGCAGCTTGGGAGCGAGCAGCGCGTCGTCTTCGAGACAGGCGAGCCGATGAATTTCGGCGCGCTGCGGGCGACCTCGTATGCGATATCGCATGACGCGGCGGAGCCGGTCGGCTACGTGTTCGAGGAAGATGGGCTGAAGCTCAGCCTCGCCACCGACCTAGGTTACGTGAGCGATAAAGTGCGAATGATGATCGAGGATTCCGACGTGCTCGTGCTGGAGTCGAATCATGACGTGAACATGCTGCGCATGGGACGCTATCCGTGGAATATCAAGCGGCGCATCTTGAGCGATGTCGGCCATTTGTCCAACGAAGCAGCGGGCGAGGCACTCTGCCAGCTGATGACGGACCGTACGAAGCGGGTCTATCTGGCCCATCTGAGCTTGGATCATAATTTGACCGATCTCGCGCGGATGACGGTGAACGAGGTGCTCGAGAGCAATGGCTTCTTCTTCAAGCGGGATGAGCATCCGCTGCGCGAAACGTACCATGACCGTCCTACGGCATGGGATGAAGTGAGGCGGAAATAA
- a CDS encoding LLM class flavin-dependent oxidoreductase, producing the protein MNIENNDLKLSILDFVHIYGNSNASESLKNVIEMAQLAEELGYTRYWFTEHHNTKTSISTSPEMLTMHAAAHTKRIRVGSGGVMLPNHSALKVMENFTLLEGLHPGRIDLGIGRASGTDGQTMLALLRSRELMWANDFPNQLEDLLSFFKRDFKKDHPFSQITPPGDKSMIPDVYMLGSSEGGLQFALDKGLGFVFAAQLAPQLAIPILRAYKNEFKSSSYLSEPKSIIALMVIVAETEEEAEFIAGPAELMWAQISTGTIDLSFSTPLEAKNHIYTLAEESARERNKSRFVIGSVENVAETLHRLAKDSLVDEIIIVDFYPDQESRKKGHKLLAKELGLC; encoded by the coding sequence GTGAACATCGAGAATAACGATTTAAAACTTTCAATTTTAGATTTTGTTCATATATACGGTAATAGTAATGCTTCAGAAAGTCTCAAGAATGTAATTGAGATGGCGCAACTAGCTGAGGAATTAGGTTACACAAGATATTGGTTTACGGAACATCACAATACAAAAACCTCGATAAGTACTTCGCCCGAAATGTTGACTATGCATGCGGCTGCTCATACAAAGAGGATTAGGGTGGGTTCTGGAGGAGTAATGCTGCCTAATCATAGTGCATTGAAAGTAATGGAAAATTTCACTTTACTTGAAGGGCTTCACCCAGGGCGTATTGATCTTGGTATAGGGAGGGCATCCGGAACTGACGGACAAACTATGTTAGCTTTGCTACGGTCTAGAGAGTTAATGTGGGCAAATGACTTCCCCAATCAACTGGAGGATCTTCTTTCATTTTTTAAGCGTGATTTTAAAAAGGATCATCCATTTAGCCAGATAACCCCACCGGGTGACAAGTCAATGATACCAGATGTGTATATGTTAGGCTCTAGCGAAGGTGGTTTACAATTTGCACTTGATAAAGGATTAGGTTTTGTGTTCGCTGCTCAACTCGCACCACAATTAGCTATTCCTATTTTACGAGCCTATAAAAACGAATTTAAATCCTCATCTTATCTGAGTGAACCAAAAAGTATAATAGCATTAATGGTTATCGTGGCCGAAACAGAAGAAGAGGCTGAATTCATAGCCGGTCCAGCAGAGTTAATGTGGGCACAAATCAGTACGGGAACAATCGATTTGTCGTTTTCAACACCATTGGAAGCGAAAAATCATATATACACTCTAGCGGAAGAAAGTGCGAGGGAACGTAACAAATCTCGTTTCGTGATTGGTAGTGTAGAAAATGTTGCTGAGACATTACATCGGCTAGCGAAAGATAGTTTAGTTGATGAAATAATTATTGTTGATTTTTATCCTGATCAAGAAAGTCGAAAGAAAGGACACAAATTATTGGCCAAAGAATTAGGACTGTGCTAA
- the yycI gene encoding two-component system regulatory protein YycI — MDWGRAKSVLIIAFLLLNLVLGYQLWSNIRERLDTSADVNDLRPETQALMKNNQIKLGTSIPSETPDLKDLTFRVKAKLGNGEQHVLEKPVDSKVAFTPKELQESLGGIIPDLDKYTFGEYLDNEFVFYRMADGRPMFDVKLELFYSNLKITAYKQDLIELLPSEKSTPQSVLPATKVVASLIENKNLLHNGAVIKEIKLGYHGQIFNSDTQVSAPTWRVLLEDGGQYYMNAISGEVVTE, encoded by the coding sequence ATGGACTGGGGCAGGGCGAAGAGTGTGCTAATCATCGCGTTCTTGCTGCTGAATCTCGTGCTTGGGTACCAGCTCTGGTCCAATATCCGGGAGAGGCTGGACACGAGCGCGGACGTGAACGATTTGCGGCCGGAGACGCAGGCGCTGATGAAGAATAACCAAATCAAGCTCGGGACGAGCATTCCATCGGAGACGCCGGATCTCAAGGATCTGACTTTCCGGGTGAAGGCGAAGCTGGGCAATGGCGAACAGCATGTGCTGGAGAAGCCCGTGGACAGTAAAGTGGCTTTCACGCCGAAAGAGCTTCAGGAAAGCTTGGGCGGCATCATCCCGGACTTGGATAAGTATACGTTCGGCGAATATCTGGACAATGAATTCGTGTTCTACCGGATGGCCGATGGGCGTCCGATGTTCGACGTGAAGCTGGAGCTGTTCTACAGCAACTTGAAAATCACCGCGTACAAGCAGGATCTCATCGAGCTGCTGCCATCGGAGAAATCGACGCCGCAGTCCGTACTGCCGGCGACGAAGGTGGTCGCAAGCTTGATCGAGAACAAGAACCTGCTGCATAACGGCGCGGTTATCAAAGAAATCAAACTGGGCTATCACGGGCAGATTTTCAACTCGGATACCCAGGTATCGGCGCCTACATGGCGCGTGCTGCTGGAGGATGGCGGACAGTATTACATGAATGCCATCAGCGGAGAAGTCGTTACGGAATAA
- the rlmH gene encoding 23S rRNA (pseudouridine(1915)-N(3))-methyltransferase RlmH: MHIQIAAVGKLKEKYLVLGIAEYAKRLGPYVKLTLTEVADERAPETMSAAEEAIVREREGERLLAVIKADAHVVALALDGELWSSEDLAGQLDHLATYGRSHVAFVIGGSNGLAPAVLKRAQQKLSFGRMTLPHQLMRLVLLEQVYRAVKINRGEPYHK, encoded by the coding sequence ATGCACATTCAAATTGCGGCCGTTGGGAAATTGAAGGAGAAATACCTCGTTCTCGGTATCGCCGAATACGCGAAGCGTCTGGGCCCGTACGTGAAGCTTACGCTCACGGAGGTCGCGGACGAGCGGGCGCCCGAGACGATGAGCGCCGCGGAGGAGGCCATTGTTCGCGAGCGCGAGGGTGAGCGGCTGCTCGCGGTTATTAAGGCGGACGCGCATGTCGTCGCGCTCGCCCTGGACGGGGAGCTCTGGTCGAGCGAGGACCTCGCCGGCCAGCTCGATCATTTAGCCACGTATGGGCGGAGCCACGTGGCTTTTGTCATTGGCGGGAGCAACGGCCTCGCGCCCGCCGTGTTGAAGCGCGCCCAGCAGAAGCTCAGCTTCGGGCGCATGACGTTGCCGCACCAGCTGATGCGGTTGGTGCTGCTGGAGCAGGTGTACCGGGCGGTGAAGATTAACCGGGGGGAGCCGTACCATAAGTGA